The Cryptomeria japonica chromosome 6, Sugi_1.0, whole genome shotgun sequence genomic interval AAGTtaccttttgactctagtttgaaAAATGTGTATGAGGGATTGCAAATTAAGGAAAATGGTGAACAAATGTAAGACCAAAGTTGGTTGATTGAAAATGATGAAGACTTGTGGGAAATTCCTTAGAAGCTCTTCAAAGCTCAAAACCTAAGcaggtttttttctttttcattttttgcaaattttgTTCTAGAACATGAACGCGAAACTGTTCTGCAAAGATATGATTTCTAATCCAAGACATAGTTTTATATGACACAGACACAGTTTTAGCTATTGTTCTGATAATGTTTTGCTTTCTGACAAAAACACGATTCTACCTTGCGTAAACATGAACTACCAACCCATATGTGGTTTCAAGGAACAAAGACGTACTTTAAATTATTGTACTAATAATATTTTGCTTCTTTGATACACAGACGTGTTTCTTCTCTGTGCAAACGCAGTTTCCCAACCCAGACATAGTTTAAACTATCATAGACGTGGTTTCTAAGAAAATTTCTTATTCTGTCCAAATGTGAAGTTgctgaatgtgaccaaatcttgatgttgaatgtttttgttaCAAGAAAACACATGAAacaatgaagacagaatgtctgaAGGTGTGATTGTccaaatgtttttgtgtatgttcaaaagatttTTACTGGTATagcacaaattgaagacacttgaaaacatgcacaacctaggATGGAAAGAGAAAGCATTCAATGGGGACCCCAtgacatagaaatacctcaaacacGCAGACATATAGAGATTATAGTAGCTCTGGCTTCCCCACCATAatactcacttctcgagcatactagattctcttacctcaaaagacCAAAGATCAAATGAGGGATTCCTATCTCAACGTGAAAGGGTGCGTGAGGGATATCTACaaggtatgatccacactccctgaaccatcaaatgtaagtatttttggcctctacaataaaaggtgtttagtgggggaacttctGGGGTCCTTAGTGTCTACTCATGTGACGACTgctcatttaagaacccactccCAAGCCCCAAAGAGGATTTTTGACGCATCCAACATAAGTGTGGATATTAGGGAGATTTGTTGGTATAGATACATGTCACCAAGTCATTATGGATTTTGCCTAACGTATTAATTTATATAACAGTCAGAAGAAGTATCATTTGGGTCAGGCTCTCTCACTTGGCATTATGAGCTACTTGGGAGACAGGccctcctacctaaatagaagatgacaacaatttctcttacacccaaggtccaatggaaggcaaggggagaggatactttttttATCACCTCTAGGGTtatgttgcccccatatttggcatacctaataTTTGATGTTCAAATCAGTCTCAATATTGAGTAAAGATCTAATATGTGTTTATGCATAAGTAGTGAGCACGTGATCCAAGGTTGTtgctagtcaaaatatgaaaaatgcacGTGTTTTGAAAATTACCAAGATTTGAGGGGAATCATTTGATAGACATGTCCTTAGCATCATTCTCTATCATGTGGCCAATTTTCGTatgaacccagttcatagtttgtcatatattaaactttcaaattttagtgTTTGTcacctagaaatgattaaaatctATCATTTTAGGATTTTCCATGAGgattaaatgatgttttgggatcatttccctaccatcaatgcatgtttcaaatttcaggacttAATTACCTCCCGTTTGGAAGATATGATCATATTTTTCTCAAGCCtatgcattaaatttaaaatatttaaattatttttcaaataaataattaaatattttagattattttaatattatggtcatttgaagcattttcatcatttacatttattCTCCTTCATGGTTGATGGTTTCTGGAGGTCAAGGTTAtaatctttgaaagaaattattaagaatgctccattttcgagcatttttaacccataatcataacctttacaaaaaatggttagaaatgctccgttttggagcattcttaacccatatttctaacctctcacaaaaaggctaggaatgctccaaaatggagcatctctaaccttatttcctaaccttgtgggcccgctttgtcaagaaggttagaaatgctctatTCTAGAGCATTCTTAAACTCCTCTATAAGAGTCTTTTTAAAAGAAACTTCAAATAAAAGGCTATGCACATTCAACAATGCATTGAAGAACAGAGGGAGTTCATCATATGTTGAAGTTGCAGCTGTTTTGGAAACATACATGCAAACTGTGAAAGCTTGGCAAAGGCGCAAACTATTCTGGTTAGAACCGCTTGACAGAATCATGTGGTTATATGAATTGCAAATCGTGGACTCAAGCAAAGGCAAAATTATATGAATCGGTTGAGATTACTAGAAATGCTAACTGAAACCATTTAAAAATGATGCTTGTTGCGAATATAAGATAACCAATATATGGACGTCCATCATAGCATATCGATGGGAAACATTTGTCAGATATTATAAACATGCACACGAAATATGGAAGCCTAGACAATACACATAAAGTGTTTGACATAATGCTTACACGTGATAGTTTAACAGAATGCTTCAAAGAGATGTCACCCCATTGAAGGTAATGATTTAATGGGAGACATTAAATGCATCTATTTATAGACATTTTAAACTTGAGGCCAATGCAATCTGCAGGAGTAAAGCCAAAGCACACAACCATTGCTCACATCCTACCTGCCTGTGCAAGAATACGGGTTTTCAAATCGGTTAtggcattcatcaaagcataaaggtcAGAGGAATTTTTCCAGCTATTGTATTTGTGACTCCTTTGGTAGGCATGGATGCAAATTGTGAATACATATACAATGAATGTGATTTGTTTCATAGAATGCTCAGGCAGAATTTGAAAGGCTCAAACATGGCATGTGAATTGCTTGActaaatgccttaaagaaatatgGTCTCATTTATTGTGATGATTGTAGAATATGTGCAAAATAGTGTTCTTGATGAGGCTTCAAGGGTTTTTGATGGAATTCCTCAcataaatgtggtctcatggaatgcaatgatctCAAGATATGCACAGAATGGGTTTGTTGAAAAGGCCTCAGAGACATTCAAGAAAATGCAATGTGCAGGATTAAATCCAAACTCCACAACCTTCATTAGCATTATGCCAGCTTGTGCTAAAATGGGAGCTATAGAACAGGGAATgcacattcatcaaagcataattgaAAGTGGACTTGTATCGAATATTGAAGTTGCAAAT includes:
- the LOC131062577 gene encoding pentatricopeptide repeat-containing protein At2g33760-like; the encoded protein is MVSFIVMIVEYVQNSVLDEASRVFDGIPHINVVSWNAMISRYAQNGFVEKASETFKKMQCAGLNPNSTTFISIMPACAKMGAIEQGMHIHQSIIESGLVSNIEVANALIDMYAKCGNIHSAHNVFDIML